A genomic segment from Clostridium pasteurianum BC1 encodes:
- a CDS encoding amino acid ABC transporter ATP-binding protein codes for MVDIENLHKAFGSNEILKGINLHVKKGETAVIIGPSGSGKTTLLRCVNLLETPDSGIVSVGNSKLEFYENKKNSKNDIVTLRKKTGMVFQGFFLFPHMTVVENIMEGQITVIKKDKNEARDKAIKLLDKVGLSDKRDQYPHQLSGGQQQRVAIARAMAIEPEVLLFDEPTSALDPELENEVLKVMKELAKEGMTMIVVTHKMSFAKDASQKVVFMDHGTIVDEGTPKYIFEETQNERVKQFLNLFKE; via the coding sequence ATGGTTGATATAGAAAATTTGCATAAAGCTTTTGGTAGCAATGAAATTTTAAAGGGAATAAATTTACATGTAAAAAAAGGTGAAACAGCAGTTATAATAGGTCCATCTGGTTCTGGAAAAACTACTCTTTTAAGGTGTGTTAATCTTTTGGAAACACCTGATAGTGGAATTGTCAGTGTAGGAAATAGTAAGCTTGAGTTTTACGAGAATAAGAAGAACAGTAAAAATGACATAGTAACACTTAGAAAAAAAACGGGCATGGTTTTTCAGGGCTTTTTTCTCTTTCCTCATATGACTGTAGTTGAAAATATTATGGAGGGACAGATTACTGTTATCAAAAAGGATAAAAATGAAGCTAGAGATAAAGCAATAAAACTCCTTGATAAGGTTGGACTTTCAGATAAGCGTGATCAATATCCACATCAGCTGTCAGGTGGACAACAGCAGAGAGTTGCTATAGCGCGTGCTATGGCAATAGAACCAGAAGTTTTACTATTTGATGAGCCTACATCTGCACTGGATCCTGAACTTGAAAACGAGGTTTTAAAGGTTATGAAAGAACTGGCTAAGGAGGGCATGACTATGATAGTTGTAACTCATAAAATGAGTTTTGCAAAGGATGCATCTCAAAAGGTGGTATTTATGGATCATGGTACTATAGTTGATGAAGGTACTCCAAAGTATATCTTTGAAGAAACACAAAATGAGAGAGTTAAGCAGTTCTTGAACTTGTTTAAGGAGTAA
- a CDS encoding alpha/beta fold hydrolase: protein MLEDGNYFQIEPNTEIYYIDKGKGIPLVFVPGWTFTSDVFQYQIDYYAKNYRVIAIDPRSYGRSTIVLHGNDYNTHVKDLIKLLDYLQLKNIILAGWSFGGLVTWGYIEQQGLSNVKALVNIDVTPKQISINEDAWVGGEIDEISNNYTYNMNSNRSLRNFMIPFTTEFMVERELSEEEVNKIIKHSVRTPYYITRELYASGMFSDKTKAAKLVDKSIASCMFISEPRASKAVPFMEKYFPNPKTFVLGRHMMFWEYPDKFNKLLDEFLENI, encoded by the coding sequence TTGTTAGAAGACGGTAATTATTTTCAGATTGAACCTAATACAGAAATCTATTATATAGATAAAGGAAAAGGCATACCTTTAGTTTTTGTACCTGGTTGGACATTTACTTCTGATGTTTTTCAATATCAGATTGATTATTATGCTAAAAACTATAGAGTTATTGCCATTGACCCAAGAAGTTATGGCAGATCTACAATAGTCTTGCATGGAAATGATTATAATACACATGTAAAAGATCTTATAAAGCTTTTAGATTATCTTCAATTAAAAAATATAATTTTGGCTGGCTGGTCATTTGGTGGCCTGGTTACGTGGGGATATATTGAACAACAGGGATTGTCCAATGTAAAAGCATTAGTGAATATTGATGTTACGCCAAAACAAATATCTATAAATGAAGATGCTTGGGTAGGGGGAGAAATTGATGAAATATCAAATAATTATACCTACAATATGAATTCCAATAGAAGCTTAAGGAATTTTATGATTCCCTTTACCACTGAATTTATGGTTGAACGTGAGCTTTCTGAGGAAGAGGTGAATAAAATAATAAAACATTCAGTACGAACACCCTACTACATAACTCGAGAATTATATGCCAGTGGTATGTTTTCAGATAAGACTAAAGCAGCTAAATTAGTAGATAAATCAATAGCGTCCTGTATGTTTATTTCAGAACCTAGAGCTAGTAAAGCAGTGCCATTTATGGAAAAATACTTTCCTAATCCTAAGACATTTGTCTTAGGACGTCATATGATGTTTTGGGAGTACCCTGATAAATTTAATAAACTGCTTGATGAATTTTTAGAAAATATATAG
- a CDS encoding PadR family transcriptional regulator — MNIEKIRKRYIPMSETMFYILFSLQEERHGYAIMQYVRKLTKERIILGAGTIYQSLGKLESDGLIIHVKEIDRKKIYAITDTGEQILLEEAQRIKEIYHIVEGLL; from the coding sequence TTGAACATTGAAAAAATACGTAAACGATATATTCCCATGAGTGAGACTATGTTTTATATTCTCTTTTCCTTACAGGAAGAGCGACATGGATATGCAATTATGCAGTACGTTAGAAAATTGACAAAAGAGCGTATTATTTTAGGTGCAGGTACAATTTATCAAAGCTTGGGGAAATTAGAAAGTGATGGATTAATCATACATGTAAAAGAAATAGATAGAAAAAAGATTTACGCAATAACTGATACTGGTGAACAAATTCTTCTAGAAGAAGCACAGCGTATCAAAGAAATATATCATATTGTGGAGGGATTATTATGA
- a CDS encoding winged helix-turn-helix transcriptional regulator: MEKYHMCPKFENAFELLGKRWTGLIIRTLLSGQKRFSDIAETIPNMSARMLTERFKELEKEGIIIRRVYPETPVRIEYELSEKGRELQAVMDEIQKWAEKWN, from the coding sequence ATGGAAAAATATCATATGTGCCCCAAATTTGAAAATGCTTTTGAATTACTAGGAAAAAGATGGACTGGATTGATTATAAGAACATTACTCAGTGGACAAAAGCGATTTTCTGATATAGCAGAAACTATTCCTAATATGAGCGCTCGCATGCTTACGGAAAGATTTAAAGAGTTAGAAAAAGAAGGAATAATAATCAGAAGGGTTTATCCAGAAACCCCTGTTCGTATAGAATATGAGCTTTCAGAAAAAGGAAGAGAATTACAAGCTGTTATGGATGAGATTCAAAAGTGGGCAGAAAAATGGAACTAG
- a CDS encoding IS110 family transposase: MKKLDYLSTLFVGIDIGARQNVVSAINFDQEFLIKMEPVPNTQFGAEQLESMLVKVLEKNTFKTVIIGLESTSFYGVHIANFLSSSERLMPYKPYVYCLNPKEVANYKDSFNSLDKNDSIDSFVIADFARVGRIHTEPWRGSQYLALQRLTRHRLHIVECLTREKTYMLSNVFLKFSEFALLQGDDHPFSDKYGATASSILTDFLSSEDIANTSIEDLVDFVNKKSRKRISNPQMTAEILQQAARNSYRLDKCLYEPLTTSIACSFNCIQAFEKELKAINKAIEKAVMGMNPVEYQILMSIPGFGPVYSSGILSELGSVHAFPNNNAIAKYAGIVWKENQSGGFKAENTPMNKAGNRYLRYYLIEAAGSIVRYIPEYQEFYQKKFAEVTTHQHKRALALTSRKLIRLIFGLLAKNQLYSSNRVDK, translated from the coding sequence ATGAAGAAATTAGATTACTTATCAACTCTATTTGTTGGTATCGATATTGGTGCGAGACAAAATGTTGTCTCTGCTATTAATTTTGATCAAGAATTCTTGATTAAAATGGAGCCTGTTCCTAATACACAATTTGGTGCAGAACAATTAGAATCCATGCTTGTTAAAGTGTTAGAAAAGAACACTTTTAAAACTGTAATAATCGGCTTAGAATCTACTTCCTTTTACGGAGTACATATTGCCAATTTTTTATCTTCAAGTGAAAGACTTATGCCTTACAAGCCTTATGTTTACTGCTTAAACCCTAAGGAAGTTGCTAACTACAAAGATTCCTTCAATTCTCTTGATAAAAATGACAGCATTGACTCTTTTGTTATTGCTGATTTTGCAAGAGTTGGCAGAATTCATACTGAACCCTGGCGGGGTTCTCAATATCTTGCTCTGCAAAGACTTACAAGACACAGGCTTCATATTGTTGAATGCTTAACCAGAGAAAAGACTTACATGTTATCCAATGTATTTCTCAAGTTTAGTGAATTTGCTTTGTTACAGGGTGATGATCATCCTTTTTCTGATAAATATGGTGCTACTGCGTCATCTATATTGACAGATTTTCTTTCTTCTGAAGATATTGCAAATACTTCAATTGAAGATCTTGTTGACTTCGTCAATAAAAAAAGTCGCAAGCGGATTTCCAATCCACAGATGACTGCTGAAATTCTGCAGCAGGCTGCACGTAATTCATACCGCCTTGATAAATGTTTGTATGAGCCTTTAACAACCTCAATTGCCTGCTCTTTTAATTGTATTCAGGCTTTTGAGAAAGAACTTAAAGCTATTAACAAGGCTATTGAAAAAGCAGTTATGGGAATGAACCCCGTTGAATACCAAATTTTAATGTCAATACCTGGGTTCGGCCCTGTTTACTCTAGTGGCATTCTTTCAGAATTAGGTAGTGTTCATGCTTTCCCTAATAACAATGCCATTGCTAAATACGCTGGCATCGTATGGAAGGAAAATCAATCTGGTGGTTTTAAGGCTGAAAACACACCAATGAACAAAGCAGGCAACCGTTATTTGCGCTATTATCTGATAGAAGCTGCTGGAAGTATCGTAAGATATATTCCTGAATATCAAGAATTCTATCAGAAGAAATTTGCTGAAGTAACTACACATCAGCATAAACGAGCACTCGCACTAACATCTCGTAAATTGATTCGTTTGATTTTTGGATTGCTGGCTAAAAATCAACTCTACTCTTCAAATAGGGTAGATAAATAA
- a CDS encoding nitroreductase family protein produces the protein MEKNFLTAVADRRTFYGISKEEVVSDERIKEIIQHAVKHTPSSFNAQSARAVLLLGKQHDKLWDIAKEDLRKIVPADAFAPTEAKIDAFAGGYGTVLFFEDKSIIESLQQQFALYKDNFPIWSQQSSGMHQYVIWTALEIEGFGASLQHYNEIIEGDVKREWDIPDNWKLIAQMPFGKPTAEPDEKQYQPLEERVKVFK, from the coding sequence ATGGAAAAAAATTTTTTAACTGCAGTAGCAGATAGACGTACCTTTTATGGAATTAGTAAAGAGGAAGTTGTCTCAGATGAGAGAATTAAAGAAATTATTCAACATGCCGTAAAGCATACTCCATCCTCATTTAATGCTCAAAGTGCCAGAGCAGTTTTATTATTGGGAAAACAGCATGATAAACTATGGGATATTGCAAAAGAAGATTTAAGAAAGATTGTACCAGCTGATGCTTTTGCACCTACAGAAGCTAAAATAGATGCATTTGCCGGTGGATATGGTACAGTGTTATTCTTTGAAGATAAAAGTATAATTGAATCACTTCAGCAGCAATTTGCTCTTTATAAAGACAATTTTCCAATATGGTCTCAGCAATCAAGTGGAATGCATCAATATGTTATTTGGACTGCATTAGAAATTGAGGGCTTTGGTGCATCTTTGCAGCATTATAATGAAATTATTGAAGGTGATGTAAAGAGAGAATGGGATATACCAGATAATTGGAAACTAATTGCACAAATGCCTTTTGGAAAACCAACTGCAGAACCGGATGAAAAGCAATATCAGCCTTTAGAGGAACGTGTTAAGGTATTTAAATAA
- a CDS encoding GNAT family N-acetyltransferase — translation MIIEKLKAEDISDLLELYDELIPFEMSLEKSIENYKEIIENENYLLAVAKEDKKIIGSMLGICCKCLTLSFLVIEDVIVKADLRGKGIGKELMSALDEFAKAKGCAYAILVSSDFRKGAHKFYENLGFIDSVRGFRKIY, via the coding sequence ATGATTATAGAAAAATTAAAGGCAGAAGATATTTCAGATTTATTAGAGTTATATGATGAGTTAATTCCCTTTGAAATGTCATTGGAAAAATCTATAGAAAATTATAAAGAAATAATAGAGAATGAAAATTATCTTTTAGCAGTAGCTAAAGAAGATAAAAAAATTATTGGATCTATGCTTGGTATATGTTGTAAATGTTTAACATTGTCTTTTTTAGTAATTGAAGATGTAATTGTTAAGGCGGATTTAAGAGGAAAAGGAATAGGTAAAGAATTAATGTCTGCTCTTGATGAATTTGCTAAAGCAAAAGGCTGTGCTTATGCAATACTTGTATCTTCTGATTTTCGAAAAGGAGCACACAAATTTTATGAAAATCTTGGATTTATAGATAGTGTTAGGGGATTCAGAAAAATTTATTAA
- a CDS encoding metallophosphoesterase family protein codes for MSKYVMSDIHGCYEKFIEMLKLVNFSDKDELYVIGDIFDRGNKPLDILDYIRNHNNIHLIKGNHENMYENFYKNRIYGVTWFMNGGQRTYIEIMKRGAVFNDSLYDYISNLPLYEIVDNNILVHAGIKLPVEYKKLSIKEIMNIQDEETILWYRGGIGHEEKIKGYNIICGHTPVQVINNSSENAKILKANDTYYIDCGCVFTQVNGKLSCLRLEDKEEFYV; via the coding sequence ATGAGCAAATATGTAATGAGTGATATTCATGGGTGCTATGAAAAATTTATTGAAATGTTAAAGCTTGTAAATTTTTCCGATAAAGATGAATTGTATGTAATAGGGGACATATTTGATAGAGGAAATAAACCACTTGATATATTGGATTATATTAGAAATCACAATAATATACATTTGATAAAAGGTAATCATGAGAATATGTATGAAAATTTTTATAAGAACAGAATATATGGTGTGACCTGGTTTATGAATGGAGGACAAAGAACTTATATTGAAATAATGAAAAGAGGGGCAGTCTTCAATGATTCCTTATATGACTATATATCTAATCTTCCTCTATATGAAATAGTTGATAATAACATATTAGTCCACGCAGGAATAAAGCTGCCAGTTGAATATAAAAAATTATCAATAAAAGAAATAATGAATATTCAGGATGAAGAAACCATTCTTTGGTACAGAGGTGGCATAGGACATGAAGAAAAGATAAAAGGTTATAATATTATTTGCGGTCATACTCCAGTTCAAGTTATTAATAACAGTAGTGAAAATGCAAAAATATTAAAAGCAAATGATACCTACTATATAGACTGTGGTTGCGTTTTTACACAAGTAAATGGAAAGCTATCCTGCCTTAGATTGGAAGATAAAGAAGAATTTTATGTTTAG
- a CDS encoding FAD-dependent oxidoreductase, producing the protein MKKKHEILFEAVKIGKLEIKNRFAMAPMGPMGLGDSQGGFNQRGIDYYTERAKGGTGLIITGVTQVDNIVENHIGTGFPCATQNPNQFLRTSREMVERIHAYDSKIFIQLGGGFGRVLYTPYKAETVAPSPIKNVWTDVTCREVTVDEIKHIVKMFGKAALIAKNAGFDGVQIHAVHEGYLMDQFATAFYNHRNDEYGGGLENRLRYAREVVEEIRKTCGPDFTVTLRYTLKSFIKDWKDGALPGEEFEEKGRDIEEGIEVAKLLVSYGYDALDVDVGTYDSWWWNHPPMYQKKGLYIPYAKIIKENVNVPVICAGRMDNPDMASKAVADGACDIISLGRPLLADPYYVNKLKAEKVEAIRPCLSCHEGCLGRMFTYVSLNCAVNPEACRESVNRIAPALKKKKILIIGGGVAGCEAARVLALRGHEPVIYEKSNRLGGNLIPGGMPDFKEDDHALVKWYEYQLDSLNVEVHLNEAITSEKAKNHNADAVIVATGSIPKIFNFGNDNNVFTAADILNGKVNPGKKTVVVGGGLVGCEIALWLAKKGVNVTIVEALDKLLAVNAPSCPANSNMLKKLIPFNGVEVLTSSTVVRATKDEVIINRNGQDSRTIECNSVILAVGYNSERSIYDALKNEIQEIYLLGDSRKVSNIMYAIWDAYEIASHI; encoded by the coding sequence TTGAAGAAGAAACATGAAATTTTATTTGAAGCTGTAAAAATTGGAAAACTTGAAATTAAAAACAGATTTGCCATGGCACCTATGGGGCCTATGGGTTTAGGAGATTCTCAGGGTGGATTTAATCAGCGTGGTATAGACTACTATACTGAACGTGCCAAGGGTGGAACAGGACTTATAATTACAGGGGTTACTCAGGTAGATAATATTGTTGAGAATCACATTGGAACAGGTTTTCCATGTGCAACACAAAATCCAAATCAGTTTTTAAGAACTTCCAGAGAAATGGTAGAACGTATTCATGCTTATGATTCAAAGATATTTATACAATTAGGTGGTGGATTTGGAAGAGTATTGTACACTCCTTATAAAGCTGAAACTGTAGCACCATCACCTATAAAAAATGTATGGACTGATGTAACCTGTCGTGAAGTAACAGTGGATGAAATTAAACATATTGTTAAAATGTTTGGTAAAGCTGCCCTTATTGCAAAAAATGCAGGTTTTGATGGTGTGCAAATACATGCAGTACATGAAGGATATCTAATGGATCAATTTGCAACCGCCTTTTATAATCATAGAAATGACGAATATGGCGGAGGATTGGAAAATAGATTACGTTATGCCAGAGAAGTTGTGGAAGAGATAAGAAAAACCTGTGGACCAGATTTTACCGTTACTCTACGTTATACGTTAAAAAGTTTTATAAAGGATTGGAAAGATGGAGCATTGCCAGGAGAAGAATTTGAAGAAAAAGGTCGTGACATTGAAGAAGGTATTGAGGTTGCAAAGCTGCTTGTAAGTTACGGGTATGATGCTCTTGATGTAGATGTAGGAACCTATGATTCATGGTGGTGGAATCACCCGCCAATGTATCAGAAAAAAGGGTTATATATACCTTATGCTAAAATAATTAAGGAAAATGTAAATGTACCAGTTATCTGTGCCGGAAGAATGGATAATCCAGATATGGCATCCAAGGCAGTGGCAGATGGAGCATGTGATATTATAAGTCTTGGCCGTCCTCTTTTAGCAGATCCATACTATGTCAATAAATTGAAGGCTGAAAAAGTAGAAGCTATACGTCCATGTCTTTCATGTCATGAAGGATGTCTTGGCCGTATGTTTACATATGTTTCTCTTAATTGTGCAGTAAATCCAGAAGCTTGTCGTGAGAGTGTGAATAGAATTGCGCCTGCATTAAAGAAAAAGAAAATTTTAATTATAGGCGGAGGAGTTGCTGGTTGTGAGGCTGCAAGAGTACTTGCACTTAGAGGTCATGAACCAGTGATTTATGAGAAAAGCAATAGGCTTGGTGGAAATTTAATTCCAGGTGGAATGCCAGATTTTAAAGAGGATGATCATGCACTGGTTAAATGGTACGAATATCAGCTTGATTCACTTAATGTTGAAGTACACTTAAATGAAGCTATAACCTCTGAAAAGGCTAAAAACCATAATGCAGATGCAGTAATAGTTGCAACTGGTTCTATCCCAAAAATATTTAATTTTGGTAATGACAATAATGTTTTTACAGCAGCAGATATTCTCAATGGAAAAGTTAATCCAGGGAAAAAAACAGTTGTTGTGGGTGGTGGCCTTGTTGGTTGTGAAATTGCACTTTGGTTGGCTAAAAAAGGTGTTAATGTCACTATTGTGGAAGCATTAGATAAGCTTCTTGCGGTAAATGCACCATCTTGTCCAGCTAATAGTAATATGCTGAAAAAGCTCATTCCTTTTAATGGAGTTGAAGTTTTAACATCTTCTACTGTAGTTAGAGCAACGAAAGATGAAGTAATAATAAATAGAAATGGACAGGATTCTAGAACTATTGAATGTAATAGTGTTATATTGGCAGTAGGGTATAATTCTGAAAGGTCAATATATGATGCTCTAAAAAATGAAATACAAGAAATATATTTGCTAGGTGATTCACGTAAAGTTTCAAATATTATGTATGCTATTTGGGATGCATATGAGATTGCCTCACATATTTAA
- a CDS encoding TetR/AcrR family transcriptional regulator translates to MRERILDVATSKIEVYGLRKFTIDEIAIELKISKKTIYKYFRSKDEIVKEFFNEVIRTCKENTIEAINYEGEFSDKLHKIVSSNNEYKIPINIINEAKLYYPGQWEEVQKLKNFKLDIVEKLIKDAMKEGKIKEDIDYRILSKLIQKISDIFFDYDFLVNNNLTIDDIIDGIIKITLKGILK, encoded by the coding sequence ATGAGAGAAAGAATACTGGATGTGGCGACTTCAAAAATAGAGGTATATGGTTTGAGAAAATTTACTATAGATGAAATTGCAATAGAGCTGAAAATTAGCAAAAAAACTATATATAAGTATTTTCGCAGTAAAGATGAAATAGTAAAAGAATTCTTTAATGAAGTTATAAGAACATGTAAGGAGAATACTATTGAAGCTATTAATTATGAAGGAGAATTTAGTGATAAACTTCATAAAATTGTCAGTTCAAATAATGAATATAAAATACCTATAAATATTATTAATGAAGCAAAACTATATTATCCAGGGCAATGGGAAGAAGTACAGAAACTAAAAAATTTTAAATTAGACATAGTAGAAAAACTCATAAAAGATGCAATGAAAGAGGGAAAAATTAAAGAGGATATAGATTATAGAATTTTAAGTAAGTTAATTCAAAAAATTAGTGATATATTTTTTGATTACGACTTTCTCGTTAATAACAATTTGACTATAGATGATATTATTGACGGTATTATTAAAATAACATTAAAGGGTATTCTCAAATAA